A single region of the Vicia villosa cultivar HV-30 ecotype Madison, WI linkage group LG4, Vvil1.0, whole genome shotgun sequence genome encodes:
- the LOC131594819 gene encoding histone-lysine N-methyltransferase ASHR3 isoform X1, which yields MPDLGNCPLPLVPCSPVKATDAADDAAAVEPLPSDFGSDNGVHARVLKRSRGSLRKTGNGKSLWDRLTDPQSLPFLVGAPKMVECCFCHHSVCPGEELLCSVHGCNSCYHMECAKEVSGVSNLKKKKFKCPQHVCFICKQKTHLRCVRCTTAFHSKCAPWPEAVIPLKDHPGQAVCWRHPSDWRLDRKEQPDTPTSDISEVFCRLPLPFVNEEFKIDFTWKDMDSKMEPPPYIHIRRNIYLVKKKRSDVDDDAGCTNCISSCSDDCVCRVQCISCSKACRCSENCTNRPFRKEKKIRIVKTEFCGWGAEAAETIEKGGFIIEYIGEVIDDASCEQRLWDMKYKGVQNFYMCEIRKDFTIDATFKGNSSRFLNHSCDPNCVLEKWQVDGETRVGVFAARSIEVGESLTYDYRFVQFGPEVKCHCGAQKCQGFLGSKKKINKVDLCWGAKRKRTLCTSAVKAADLPKYYM from the exons ATGCCAGATTTGGGGAACTGCCCTCTCCCGCTCGTACCCTGCTCCCCCGTCAAGGCCACTGACGCCGCCGACGATGCAGCTGCTGTCGAACCACTACCCAGTGATTTTGGTTCCGATAATGGCGTTCATGCCAGGGTTTTGAAGAGGAGTCGCGGTTCTCTCCGGAAGACTGGCAATGGTAAGAGTTTGTGGGACCGCCTTACGGATCCTCAATCTCTCCCGTTTCTCGTCGGTGCTCCGAAGATG GTGGAATGCTGTTTCTGCCACCATTCTGTGTGTCCCGGGGAGGAGCTGCTGTGTTCTGTTCATGGATGTAACTCATGCTATCATATGGAGTGTGCAAAAGAAGTCAGTGGGGTTtcaaatctgaaaaagaaaaagttcAAGTGTCCACAGCAT GTGTGCTTCATTTGCAAGCAAAAGACGCATTTGCGGTGCGTGCGTTGCACAACGGCTTTCCATAGTAAATGTGCACCATGGCCTGAAGCTGTGATCCCTCTGAAAGATCATCCTGGACAAGCTGTTTGTTGGAGACACCCTTCTGACTGGCGCCTGGATAGAAAG GAGCAGCCTGATACTCCAACAAGTGACATTTCG GAAGTATTTTGTCGTTTGCCTCTTCCTTTTGTTAACGAGGAATTCAAGATCGACTTCACTTGGAAAGACATGGACAGTAAGATGGAGCCACCGCCGTATATACACATACGACGCA ATATATACCTAGTGAAGAAAAAGCGTAGTGATGTAGATGATGATGCTGGGTGCACCAACTGCATTTCTTCATGCTCTGATGATTGTGTATGCAG GGTTCAATGCATAAGCTGCTCAAAGGCTTGTCGGTGCTCTGAAAATTGTACCAATCGGCCATTTCGCAAGGAGAAAAAGATCAGGATTGTCAAG ACTGAGTTTTGTGGATGGGGAGCTGAGGCTGCTGAAACAATTGAGAAAGGAGGGTTCATAATTGAGTATATTGGAGAAG TCATTGATGATGCTTCGTGTGAACAAAGGCTTTGGGACATGAAATATAAGGGTGTGCAGAATTTTTACATGTGTGAGATTCGTAAAGACTTCACAATAGATGCAACTTTCAAAGGAAATTCATCACGTTTTTTAAACCATAGCTGTGATCCCAATTGTGTTTTGGAGAAGTG GCAAGTAGATGGTGAAACTCGCGTTGGTGTATTTGCTGCTCGTTCGATAGAAGTTGGAGAGTCATTAACATACGATTACAG ATTTGTGCAATTTGGTCCAGAGGTGAAGTGCCACTGCGGTGCACAGAAATGTCAAGGATTTCTAggttcaaaaaagaaaattaacaaaGTAGACCTCTGTTGGGGGGCAAAACGTAAGCGAACATTATGCACATCGGCAGTAAAAGCTGCTGATTTGCCAAAATATTATATGTAG
- the LOC131594819 gene encoding histone-lysine N-methyltransferase ASHR3 isoform X2: MPDLGNCPLPLVPCSPVKATDAADDAAAVEPLPSDFGSDNGVHARVLKRSRGSLRKTGNGKSLWDRLTDPQSLPFLVGAPKMVECCFCHHSVCPGEELLCSVHGCNSCYHMECAKEVSGVSNLKKKKFKCPQHVCFICKQKTHLRCVRCTTAFHSKCAPWPEAVIPLKDHPGQAVCWRHPSDWRLDRKPDTPTSDISEVFCRLPLPFVNEEFKIDFTWKDMDSKMEPPPYIHIRRNIYLVKKKRSDVDDDAGCTNCISSCSDDCVCRVQCISCSKACRCSENCTNRPFRKEKKIRIVKTEFCGWGAEAAETIEKGGFIIEYIGEVIDDASCEQRLWDMKYKGVQNFYMCEIRKDFTIDATFKGNSSRFLNHSCDPNCVLEKWQVDGETRVGVFAARSIEVGESLTYDYRFVQFGPEVKCHCGAQKCQGFLGSKKKINKVDLCWGAKRKRTLCTSAVKAADLPKYYM; this comes from the exons ATGCCAGATTTGGGGAACTGCCCTCTCCCGCTCGTACCCTGCTCCCCCGTCAAGGCCACTGACGCCGCCGACGATGCAGCTGCTGTCGAACCACTACCCAGTGATTTTGGTTCCGATAATGGCGTTCATGCCAGGGTTTTGAAGAGGAGTCGCGGTTCTCTCCGGAAGACTGGCAATGGTAAGAGTTTGTGGGACCGCCTTACGGATCCTCAATCTCTCCCGTTTCTCGTCGGTGCTCCGAAGATG GTGGAATGCTGTTTCTGCCACCATTCTGTGTGTCCCGGGGAGGAGCTGCTGTGTTCTGTTCATGGATGTAACTCATGCTATCATATGGAGTGTGCAAAAGAAGTCAGTGGGGTTtcaaatctgaaaaagaaaaagttcAAGTGTCCACAGCAT GTGTGCTTCATTTGCAAGCAAAAGACGCATTTGCGGTGCGTGCGTTGCACAACGGCTTTCCATAGTAAATGTGCACCATGGCCTGAAGCTGTGATCCCTCTGAAAGATCATCCTGGACAAGCTGTTTGTTGGAGACACCCTTCTGACTGGCGCCTGGATAGAAAG CCTGATACTCCAACAAGTGACATTTCG GAAGTATTTTGTCGTTTGCCTCTTCCTTTTGTTAACGAGGAATTCAAGATCGACTTCACTTGGAAAGACATGGACAGTAAGATGGAGCCACCGCCGTATATACACATACGACGCA ATATATACCTAGTGAAGAAAAAGCGTAGTGATGTAGATGATGATGCTGGGTGCACCAACTGCATTTCTTCATGCTCTGATGATTGTGTATGCAG GGTTCAATGCATAAGCTGCTCAAAGGCTTGTCGGTGCTCTGAAAATTGTACCAATCGGCCATTTCGCAAGGAGAAAAAGATCAGGATTGTCAAG ACTGAGTTTTGTGGATGGGGAGCTGAGGCTGCTGAAACAATTGAGAAAGGAGGGTTCATAATTGAGTATATTGGAGAAG TCATTGATGATGCTTCGTGTGAACAAAGGCTTTGGGACATGAAATATAAGGGTGTGCAGAATTTTTACATGTGTGAGATTCGTAAAGACTTCACAATAGATGCAACTTTCAAAGGAAATTCATCACGTTTTTTAAACCATAGCTGTGATCCCAATTGTGTTTTGGAGAAGTG GCAAGTAGATGGTGAAACTCGCGTTGGTGTATTTGCTGCTCGTTCGATAGAAGTTGGAGAGTCATTAACATACGATTACAG ATTTGTGCAATTTGGTCCAGAGGTGAAGTGCCACTGCGGTGCACAGAAATGTCAAGGATTTCTAggttcaaaaaagaaaattaacaaaGTAGACCTCTGTTGGGGGGCAAAACGTAAGCGAACATTATGCACATCGGCAGTAAAAGCTGCTGATTTGCCAAAATATTATATGTAG